A region from the Triticum urartu cultivar G1812 chromosome 1, Tu2.1, whole genome shotgun sequence genome encodes:
- the LOC125533090 gene encoding uncharacterized protein LOC125533090, which produces MARTTRFFSWARAHVFLRYRFFTMRAQMASSSAAARAAAILSEPPQVAALRCGRAEPPQVAALRRGRAGAAARRAPGEPPQVAALRHGRARAAASDKDILLKTLHGVRRYYAYRKGLLQLDFIKWNSNPEEVLKQIKESTRWSDELDDYELQLGLKGHMKLLKRHISELDTTSTSSSMPEVRLVLIFVLIIRVRHTSAAPWLLIWFFCPRFLSEGHARSFFSATQDVSTTLLHLA; this is translated from the exons ATGGCACGAACCACTCGATTCTTCTCTTGGGCGAGGGCGCACGTGTTCCTCCGCTACCGCTTCTTCACAATGCGAGCGCAGATGGCTTCCTCCTCTGCGGCCGCCCGCGCCGCTGCCAT tctctcggagccGCCGCAGGTCGCCGCCCTTCGCTGCGGGAGAGCCGAGCCGCCGCAGGTCGCCGCCCTTCGCCGCGGGAgagccggagccgccgcccgtCGCGCGCCGGGGGAGCCGCCGCAGGTCGCCGCCCTTCGCCACGGGAGAGCCAGAGCCGCCGCGAGC GACAAAGATATACTTCTAAAAACATTGCATGGTGTTCGAAGATATTATGCATACCGCAAAGGCCTTCTGCAACTTGACTTTATCAAG TGGAACAGTAACCCCGAGGAAGTTTTAAAACAGATTAAAGAGTCAACTAGATGGTCTGATGAGCTGGATGATTATGAGCTACAACTTGGTTTAAAG GGTCATATGAAACTTTTAAAGAGACATATCAGTGAATTGGACACAACTTCCACAAGCAGCAGCATGCCTGAGGTTAGATTAGTATTAATCTTTGTCTTGATAATTAGAGTCAGACATACATCTGCTGCTCCCTGGCTTCTCATCTGGTTCTTTTGTCCTCGATTTCTTTCTGAAGGCCATGCTCGTAGTTTTTTCTCAGCTACTCAAGATGTTAGCACTACTCTTCTACATTTAGCCTGA
- the LOC125528150 gene encoding protein DETOXIFICATION 14-like yields the protein MEDRAPLLPRHQEAAAAAKSGGWRCGAAAAEARKVAHVALPMAAVSVAQYTVQVASNMMVGHLPGGVLALSASAIATSLASVSGFSLLIGMSNGLETLCGQAYGAEQYGRLGVQTYRAMVTLTAVSIPISLLWVFMGKLLTLIGQDPMISHEAGRYIMWLIPALFAYAVSQPLTKFLQSQSLIIPMLWSSIATLLLHIPVCWLLVFKTSLGYIGAALAISVSYWLNVFMLVAYIGCSNSCKETFSRPTLDAFSGVGVFMRLALPSALMLCFEWWSFEVIILLSGLLPNPELQTSVLSTCMTTITLMYTIAYGIGAAGSTRVSNELGAGNPEGARLAVRVVMCIAVTEAVVITGALLASQHILGYAYSSDKEVVDYVNAMVPFICISVAADSLQGVLSGIARGCGSQHLGAYVNLGSFYLFGIPMSLLLGFVLKMGGKGLWMGISCGSIMQFLLLSGIVFFSNWQKMSDNARESVFGGTLAEKEPLMSDVTGAA from the exons ATGGAGGACAGAGCGCCGCTTCTGCCCCGGCaccaagaggcggcggcggcggccaagaGCGGCGGGTGGcgctgcggggcggcggcggcggaggccaGGAAGGTCGCGCACGTGGCGCTGCCGATGGCGGCCGTGAGCGTGGCGCAGTACACCGTGCAGGTGGCCTCCAACATGATGGTCGGCCACCTCCCCGGGGGCGTGCTGGCGCTCTCCGCCTCCGCCATCGCCACCTCCCTCGCCTCCGTCTCCGGATTCAGCCTCCTC ATTGGAATGTCAAACGGCTTAGAAACTCTGTGTGGTCAAGCTTACGGGGCCGAACAGTACGGCAGATTGGGAGTGCAAACCTACAGAGCTATGGTCACCCTGACGGCTGTCAGCATTCCAATCTCACTTCTCTGGGTATTCATGGGAAAACTCCTGACCCTCATAGGCCAGGACCCCATGATCTCGCATGAAGCCGGAAGATACATAATGTGGTTGATTCCGGCCCTCTTTGCATACGCTGTCAGCCAGCCCTTAACAAAGTTCTTACAGTCTCAGAGTCTGATAATCCCTATGCTTTGGTCCTCCATTGCGACGTTGCTCTTGCACATTCCTGTTTGCTGGTTATTAGTGTTCAAGACCAGCCTTGGGTACATTGGAGCCGCTTTGGCGATAAGCGTATCATACTGGTTGAACGTGTTCATGCTTGTCGCGTACATCGGATGCTCAAACTCTTGTAAGGAGACATTCTCGCGTCCTACACTCGATGCTTTCAGTGGAGTGGGTGTGTTCATGCGCCTAGCTCTGCCGTCTGCACTAATGTTATG TTTTGAATGGTGGTCATTTGAGGTCATTATTCTTCTGTCTGGACTTCTACCCAATCCAGAGCTGCAAACTTCAGTTCTGTCTACATG CATGACAACAATCACACTGATGTATACTATAGCATACGGGATTGGTGCTGCTGGAAG CACTCGGGTATCAAATGAATTAGGTGCCGGGAATCCTGAAGGTGCTCGACTGGCTGTCCGCGTTGTCATGTGTATTGCTGTGACTGAGGCAGTTGTCATCACTGGGGCACTGTTAGCATCCCAGCACATCTTGGGCTATGCATACAGCAGTGATAAGGAGGTTGTTGATTATGTCAATGCAATGGTTCCCTTCATCTGCATCTCAGTTGCTGCTGATAGCCTACAAGGAGTTCTCTCAG GTATTGCTCGAGGGTGTGGGTCGCAGCACCTGGGCGCCTATGTGAACCTCGGTTCGTTCTATCTGTTTGGGATTCCGATGTCCCTCCTTCTTGGGTTTGTTCTGAAGATGGGAGGGAAAGGGCTTTGGATGGGCATTTCCTGCGGCTCCATAATGCAATTCCTACTTCTGTCCGGCATAGTGTTCTTCAGCAACTGGCAAAAGATG TCTGACAATGCGAGGGAGAGCGTTTTCGGCGGAACCCTGGCAGAGAAGGAGCCTTTGATGTCTGATGTAACGGGCGCTGCCTAA